From the Leptospira biflexa serovar Patoc strain 'Patoc 1 (Paris)' genome, one window contains:
- a CDS encoding M23 family metallopeptidase, with protein MKKLILVLILYSIGFPISASPELVGKEECIVENTCTILVPIENGYELYLKNKSPNLEIIKSVVFNLSVKNLISNQEFPKYFVLKGGEPVFVTRLTIDDPSKSNFFSYSITVNIGDWDAIHDDSITYSLPFPDGIRSRVGQGYNGGFTHSGNLKYSIDFSLPIGTPIHAARKGTVVSLVKKYTEGGIRKDLLSKANYVMIQHEDGTIANYAHLKKEGVVVSVGETVTEGQLIGYSGNTGYSQGPHLHFEVHKPTKDSQIITLPTYFRTQYSDRETLSQSYLYWQPRQGIDPPLTNLLEEDILLCKSNGREVLQQCKDTQFRLGDRYAIQLEYAKPTKNQIELFLTIDGNTVEPFYLKWFSERENAIEIRFFEIPKFSNFIGKWKMVVKVNGEEKKVFFFQVSA; from the coding sequence GTGAAAAAGTTAATTTTAGTCTTAATTTTATATTCGATTGGTTTTCCAATATCAGCATCACCAGAGCTCGTTGGTAAGGAAGAATGTATTGTCGAAAATACATGTACGATCCTTGTTCCAATTGAAAATGGATACGAATTGTATTTGAAAAATAAAAGTCCTAATTTGGAAATCATTAAGTCAGTTGTATTTAATTTATCGGTAAAGAATTTAATTTCAAATCAAGAGTTCCCCAAATATTTCGTATTAAAAGGAGGAGAACCTGTATTTGTCACTAGGCTTACAATTGATGATCCATCTAAATCTAATTTTTTTTCATATTCCATTACTGTGAATATTGGAGATTGGGATGCCATTCACGATGATTCGATAACATATTCACTGCCTTTTCCAGATGGAATACGATCGAGAGTCGGGCAGGGATATAACGGAGGATTTACACATTCTGGTAATTTAAAATACTCAATCGATTTTTCCTTACCAATTGGGACTCCGATCCATGCTGCAAGAAAAGGGACAGTTGTTTCTTTAGTCAAAAAGTATACGGAAGGTGGGATTCGAAAGGATTTATTGTCAAAAGCAAATTACGTGATGATCCAACATGAAGATGGAACGATCGCCAATTATGCACATTTAAAGAAAGAAGGAGTTGTCGTCAGTGTTGGAGAAACAGTTACGGAAGGTCAGTTGATTGGATATTCAGGTAACACAGGTTACTCGCAAGGACCTCATTTACATTTTGAAGTTCATAAACCAACAAAAGATTCTCAAATCATAACATTACCTACTTATTTTAGAACTCAATATTCCGATCGCGAAACTTTGTCACAATCTTATTTATACTGGCAACCGAGGCAGGGGATTGATCCACCATTAACAAATTTATTAGAAGAAGACATTCTTCTTTGCAAATCTAATGGAAGAGAAGTGTTGCAACAATGTAAAGATACTCAGTTTCGTTTAGGTGATCGGTATGCGATACAATTGGAATATGCGAAACCCACAAAGAATCAGATTGAACTTTTTTTAACGATCGATGGAAACACTGTGGAACCTTTTTATTTGAAATGGTTTTCCGAAAGAGAGAATGCGATTGAAATTCGTTTTTTTGAAATTCCCAAATTTTCGAATTTTATCGGGAAATGGAAAATGGTCGTAAAGGTGAATGGAGAAGAAAAAAAAGTATTTTTTTTCCAAGTGAGTGCGTAA
- a CDS encoding DUF2237 family protein, with amino-acid sequence MDESLNVLGGPLLPCSTDPLTGFFRDGCCNTSDEDFGSHTVCVLATKEFLESQKESGNDLITPWPEYAFPGVKPGEHWCLCASRWLEAYRNGVAPKVFLESTHKRALEIIPLELLERFAIEPID; translated from the coding sequence ATGGACGAATCTTTAAATGTACTTGGTGGGCCACTTTTGCCTTGTTCTACGGATCCTTTGACTGGATTTTTTCGTGATGGGTGTTGCAATACTTCCGACGAGGATTTTGGTTCTCATACTGTCTGTGTGTTAGCAACCAAAGAATTTTTAGAATCCCAAAAAGAATCGGGAAACGACCTCATCACACCTTGGCCTGAATATGCCTTCCCTGGAGTCAAACCGGGCGAACATTGGTGTTTATGTGCATCGAGATGGTTGGAGGCATACCGCAATGGGGTTGCTCCAAAAGTATTTTTAGAGTCAACCCACAAACGAGCGTTAGAAATTATTCCATTGGAACTACTCGAACGTTTTGCTATCGAACCTATCGACTAA
- a CDS encoding M23 family metallopeptidase — translation MNRVCVDFVPSRNGVDVYFQNKIATSATETSLLVDAIVKNMKSSKPLPILTILKGNKRKKLFQFKATQSLKKASYKIQYKWILGNYKVTHNSHYIYELPFDPKLKVRVFQGYHGKKTHTGDNRFSIDFGLKEDDLITAARPGTVIDTEEKNNEGGFDPKFKQSANFVKILHEDGTIAEYAHLRYMGVLVKRGQHVGTGTQLGYAGSTGYSEGPHLHFEVYQPTKSLRKKTIPTKFRTQSADSEYLSEGALVWRRESFVPSEKKLVDVDQIHLCDNIDIVAAVNCNQTGFSKLSPIYITLPILRPDVYSFQLNLRKKDSSMIYEYTWESKKEDWMSSFMIPIQDFQEPLEGDWIVSVSVNQNFQKKIEFQITSLK, via the coding sequence ATGAATCGTGTTTGCGTGGATTTTGTTCCGAGTCGCAATGGAGTGGATGTTTATTTTCAAAATAAAATTGCTACGAGTGCCACTGAGACTTCCCTTTTAGTGGATGCGATTGTTAAGAACATGAAAAGTTCTAAACCACTACCCATTTTAACCATTTTGAAAGGAAACAAAAGAAAAAAACTCTTTCAATTTAAAGCCACTCAATCCTTAAAAAAGGCATCTTATAAAATCCAATATAAATGGATCCTAGGGAATTATAAAGTAACGCATAATTCACATTATATTTATGAATTACCATTTGATCCAAAACTAAAAGTAAGGGTATTCCAAGGGTATCACGGAAAAAAAACTCATACGGGAGACAATCGGTTTTCGATCGATTTTGGATTAAAGGAAGATGATTTGATCACGGCAGCAAGACCTGGAACTGTCATTGATACGGAAGAAAAAAACAATGAAGGAGGATTTGATCCGAAATTCAAGCAGTCTGCCAATTTTGTAAAAATCCTTCACGAGGATGGAACGATTGCCGAATATGCCCATTTACGTTATATGGGAGTTTTGGTCAAAAGAGGCCAACATGTAGGAACTGGAACACAGCTTGGTTATGCGGGAAGTACAGGATACAGCGAAGGGCCACACCTTCATTTTGAAGTGTACCAACCCACAAAATCACTCCGGAAAAAAACAATTCCGACCAAATTTAGAACACAATCGGCTGACTCCGAATATCTTTCTGAAGGAGCACTTGTTTGGCGGAGAGAGTCTTTTGTACCAAGCGAAAAGAAGTTAGTCGATGTAGATCAGATCCACTTGTGCGACAATATTGACATTGTTGCAGCAGTCAATTGTAACCAAACTGGCTTTTCGAAATTATCTCCTATTTACATTACACTTCCTATTTTAAGACCAGATGTTTATTCTTTTCAGTTGAATTTGCGTAAAAAAGATAGTAGTATGATATATGAATACACTTGGGAATCCAAAAAAGAAGATTGGATGTCCTCTTTTATGATCCCCATCCAAGATTTTCAAGAACCATTGGAGGGAGATTGGATCGTAAGTGTATCAGTGAATCAAAATTTCCAAAAGAAAATTGAATTTCAGATAACGAGTTTAAAGTGA